A genome region from Desulfonatronovibrio magnus includes the following:
- a CDS encoding type II secretion system F family protein translates to MNTAIILSLILFVLFWGSLYFLLRTRPKDEQQTNEYTERLHSALSEMFYNVSKTQIYRTVIGLTIAGALLGFFLPGKVSEIEYRMSIERAVEYNQNQMYSEAVLQLERLRGIDSPLVHNELGVAYLGLRNYAQAEKKLMQAIRLMPHYGKAHQNIAELYTLMGRHNDASFAEARARESDNFVISEERLYNLSSNITDQLGIRLFLAALLGYAAFNFPKGTVAFLRWRRSKKFESQLADGLVMISNGLRAGLSLVQAIEMLAREGKPPVSQEFELVLREHKLGATIGDSLKNLARRMPGNDTRIMVNAALILLESGGNLPERFDSLASTMQERKKVQQKIKTMTAEGVTQAWILAVLPLIIALLLNTMNNEVFRLMYTTIPGWMVSTLVALMIGTGVWWMMKIVKVKI, encoded by the coding sequence ATGAATACAGCAATAATTTTATCATTAATACTTTTTGTGTTGTTTTGGGGATCTTTATACTTTCTCCTGCGCACCAGGCCAAAAGATGAACAGCAAACTAATGAGTACACTGAGCGCCTCCATAGCGCCTTGTCTGAAATGTTTTATAATGTTTCCAAAACTCAGATTTACAGAACGGTAATTGGCTTGACAATAGCAGGCGCTTTGCTGGGTTTTTTTCTGCCTGGGAAGGTATCTGAAATTGAGTACAGAATGAGTATTGAAAGGGCTGTGGAATACAACCAGAATCAGATGTACTCTGAAGCAGTGCTGCAGCTTGAGAGACTGAGAGGGATTGATTCTCCACTGGTTCATAATGAACTTGGTGTTGCTTATCTTGGACTCAGAAACTACGCACAGGCTGAAAAAAAACTTATGCAGGCAATCAGGCTTATGCCCCACTATGGAAAGGCACACCAGAACATTGCTGAACTTTACACATTGATGGGCAGACATAACGATGCATCCTTTGCTGAAGCCAGAGCCAGAGAATCCGACAATTTTGTCATCTCTGAAGAAAGGCTCTACAACCTTTCAAGCAATATAACCGATCAGCTTGGAATTAGATTGTTTCTTGCAGCACTGCTTGGCTACGCAGCTTTTAACTTTCCAAAAGGAACAGTTGCATTTCTTCGCTGGAGAAGATCAAAAAAATTTGAATCTCAGCTGGCAGATGGCCTGGTAATGATTTCCAATGGCTTAAGGGCAGGTTTAAGCCTGGTCCAGGCTATTGAAATGCTTGCCAGAGAAGGAAAGCCCCCAGTCAGCCAGGAGTTCGAGCTGGTTTTAAGAGAGCACAAACTTGGAGCAACTATTGGCGACTCACTTAAAAACCTTGCCAGGAGAATGCCTGGTAATGATACAAGAATTATGGTTAATGCAGCACTGATTCTTCTGGAATCAGGAGGCAACCTTCCAGAAAGATTTGACAGCCTGGCCAGCACTATGCAGGAAAGAAAAAAAGTACAGCAAAAAATCAAAACCATGACAGCTGAAGGAGTTACTCAGGCATGGATACTCGCTGTCTTGCCTTTGATTATAGCTCTTCTATTAAATACAATGAATAACGAAGTATTCAGGCTGATGTATACCACCATTCCAGGGTGGATGGTAAGCACTCTTGTTGCACTTATGATTGGAACTGGAGTGTGGTGGATGATGAAAATTGTTAAGGTAAAGATATAG